The following coding sequences are from one Triticum aestivum cultivar Chinese Spring chromosome 5A, IWGSC CS RefSeq v2.1, whole genome shotgun sequence window:
- the LOC123108015 gene encoding leucine-rich repeat extensin-like protein 6 has protein sequence MAMMGSTAAVLLALVVVASPLLLAASQPVGAPPAAPATNNSRLEKAYVALQALKKAITDDPKNLTKNWCGPDVCSYYGVYCATAPDDPCARTVASVDLNHGDLAGTLPEELGLLSDLAVFHLNSNRFCGALPDALRSLHLLHEIDVSNNQLTGNFPSQFLCLPNVQYVDIRFNNFCGEVPAAIFEKKIDALFINNNNFEFTLPANFSSSTASVIVLANLPRVGGCLPSSIGDMAGTLNELILLNSGISSCIPPEIGKLDKLTVLDLSSNGIVGKLPDTIGNMHALEQLNVANNMLAGEIPESICALPNLKNFTYSHNFFCGEPHRCLEVPHIDDRQNCIAGRPDQRPGEQCIEFLHRPPAQCAAHGQSSPPPMY, from the exons ATGGCGATGatggggtcgacggcggcggtgctcCTGGCGCTGGTGGTCGTGGCGTcgccgctgctgctggcggcgtcGCAGCCGGTGGGGGCGCCGCCCGCGGCGCCGGCGACCAACAACTCGCGGCTGGAGAAGGCGTACGTGGCGCTGCAGGCGCTGAAGAAGGCCATCACGGACGACCCCAAGAACCTGACCAAGAACTGGTGCGGCCCCGACGTGTGCAGCTACTACGGCGTCTACTGCGCGACGGCGCCCGACGATCCCTGCGCGCGCACCGTGGCCTCCGTGGACCTCAATCACGGCGACCTGGCCGGCACGCTGCCGGAGGAGCTGGGCCTGCTCTCCGACCTCGCCGTCTTCCACCTCAACTCCAACCGCTTCTGCGGCGCGCTGCCCGACGCCCTCCGCTCCCTCCACCTCCTCCACGAGATCGACGTCAGCAACAACCAGCTCACCGGCAACTTCCCCTCCCAGTTCCTCTGCCTCCCCAACGTCCAGTACGTCGACATCAG GTTTAACAACTTCTGCGGCGAGGTGCCGGCGGCCATCTTCGAGAAGAAGATCGATGCGCTCTtcatcaacaacaacaacttcGAGTTCACGCTGCCGGCCAACTTCAGCAGCTCCACGGCGTCGGTGATCGTGCTGGCCAACCTGCCGCGGGTCGGGGGGTGCCTGCCCAGCAGCATCGGCGACATGGCCGGGACGCTCAACGAGCTGATCCTCCTCAACAGCGGCATCTCCTCCTGCATCCCGCCGGAGATCGGCAAGCTGGACAAGCTCACCGTGCTCGACCTCAGCTCCAACGGCATCGTCGGCAAGCTGCCCGACACCATCGGCAATATGCATGCCCTCGAGCAGCTCAACGTCGCCAACAACATGCTTGCCGGCGAGATCCCCGAGAGCATCTGCGCGCTGCCAAACCTCAAGAACTTCACCTACTCCCACAACTTCTTCTGCGGCGAGCCGCACCGGTGCCTGGAGGTGCCCCACATCGACGACCGGCAGAACTGCATCGCAGGTCGCCCCGACCAGCGGCCCGGCGAGCAGTGCATCGAGTTCCTCCACCGGCCGCCGGCCCAGTGTGCCGCGCACGGGCAATCGTCGCCACCGCCGATGTACTGA
- the LOC123105385 gene encoding pentatricopeptide repeat-containing protein At2g02980, chloroplastic, whose product MSSSPLTATPTPLLPAKSKSPPSHHPLLPHLPHCTSLRALAQLHAAAVKSGLGAHPALVTRLLTLCTEQGAAPAHLEYARQVFDRIPSPGDVVWYNTLLRGYARSADGAAEEAARVFVRMLEEGVAPDTYTFVSLLKACAAARAGEEGRQAHGVAVKTGAADHEYVLPTLINMYAECGDARSAHVMFGRVPDGDCVVSYNAMITAAVRSSRPGEALVLFREMQAKGLKPTSITVTSVLSACALLGALELGRWIHEYVRKAGLDSLVKVNTALIDMYGKCGSLEDAIDVFQGMESRDRQAWSVMIVAYANHSYGREAISLFEEMKKQGIKPDAVTFLGVLYACSHSGMVSEGLQYFDSMREYGIVPGIKHYGCVTDLLARSGQLEKAYQFIDELPIKPTAILWRTLLSACGSHGAVDLGKRVFERILELDDTHGGDYVIFSNLCANTGEWEEMNRVRKLMNEKGAVKVPGCSSIEIDNRVHEFFAGDGRHPQSQDACRMVDEVIEQLKLVGYVPNTSQVFHVQMGEEEKATSLRYHSEKLAISFGLLNTSPGTTLRVVKNLRVCPDCHSMAKLVSMLFNRRIILRDLNRFHHFEDGVCSCGDYW is encoded by the coding sequence ATGTCGTCCTCGCCTCTAACCGCCACGCCCACCCCTCTCCTTCCCGCCAAATCCAAGAGCCCGCCGTCGCACCACCCGCTCCTCCCCCACCTCCCGCACTGCACGAGCCTCCGGGCGCTCGCCCAGCTCCACGCCGCCGCCGTCAAGTCCGGCCTCGGCGCGCACCCGGCCCTCGTCACCAGGCTCCTCACGCTCTGCACCGAGCAGGGCGCGGCCCCGGCGCACCTCGAGTACGcacgccaggtgttcgacagaatccCCAGCCCCGGGGACGTCGTCTGGTACAACACGCTGCTGCGTGGGTACGCGCGCTCGGCCGACGGCGCCGCCGAGGAGGCGGCGCGGGTGTTCGTGCGGATGCTGGAGGAGGGCGTGGCGCCGGACACGTACACGTTCGTGTCGCTGCTCAAGGCGTGCGCGGCCGCGCGGGCCGGGGAGGAGGGCCGGCAGGCGCACGGCGTGGCCGTCAAGACCGGCGCCGCGGACCACGAGTACGTCCTGCCCACGCTGATCAACATGTACGCCGAGTGCGGGGACGCGCGGTCCGCCCACGTGATgttcggcagggtgccggacgGGGACTGTGTGGTCTCGTACAACGCGATGATCACCGCCGCCGTCAGGAGCAGCCGGCCCGGGGAGGCGCTGGTGCTGTTCCGGGAGATGCAGGCCAAGGGGCTCAAGCCGACGTCCATCACGGTGACCAGTGTGCTCTCGGCGTGCGCGCTGCTGGGAGCACTGGAGCTGGGGAGGTGGATCCACGAGTATGTCAGGAAGGCAGGGCTTGACTCTCTTGTGAAGGTCAACACTGCGCTGATCGACATGTATGGGAAGTGCGGGAGCTTGGAGGATGCCATTGATGTGTTCCAGGGGATGGAATCAAGGGATAGGCAAGCTTGGTCCGTGATGATCGTGGCGTATGCTAACCACAGCTACGGCAGGGAGGCCATTTCACTGTTCGAAGAGATGAAGAAGCAAGGGATAAAGCCTGATGCGGTCACATTCCTAGGCGTGCTCTATGCCTGTAGCCATTCTGGCATGGTGAGCGAAGGGCTACAATACTTCGACAGCATGAGAGAGTATGGTATAGTTCCTGGGATAAAGCACTATGGTTGCGTGACTGATTTGCTAGCCCGATCAGGTCAGCTTGAAAAGGCTTACCAGTTCATTGATGAACTGCCGATAAAGCCCACCGCCATCTTATGGAGGACGTTGCTTTCTGCCTGTGGAAGCCATGGAGCTGTTGATCTTGGAAAACGTGTCTTTGAGAGGATTCTCGAGCTGGATGATACTCATGGTGGTGACTATGTAATATTCTCGAATTTGTGCGCCAACACTGGGGAATGGGAAGAGATGAACAGGGTAAGGAAGCTGATGAATGAAAAGGGGGCGGTAAAGGTGCCTGGCTGTAGCTCAATTGAGATAGATAACAGGGTTCATGAGTTCTTCGCAGGAGATGGAAGACACCCACAATCACAAGATGCATGCCGAATGGTTGATGAAGTGATTGAGCAGCTCAAACTTGTTGGTTATGTCCCTAATACGTCTCAGGTCTTCCATGTTCAAATGGGTGAGGAGGAGAAGGCCACAAGCCTAAGATACCATAGTGAGAAGCTGGCGATTTCTTTCGGGCTTTTAAACACATCTCCAGGAACTACTCTCCGTGTTGTCAAGAACCTTCGTGTATGTCCAGATTGTCATTCGATGGCAAAGCTTGTCTCTATGCTCTTTAATAGGCGGATCATACTCAGAGATCTAAATCGTTTCCACCACTTTGAGGATGGGGTCTGCTCTTGTGGAGACTACTGGTAG